One Octopus sinensis linkage group LG11, ASM634580v1, whole genome shotgun sequence genomic window carries:
- the LOC115217209 gene encoding alpha-2Da adrenergic receptor-like: protein MSSYPNLTDGTEYITIEELNRQQVLIRLPFTILIALAMTTAFVGNILTIYVYGFRLKLSPTYFFVVMLACVDLIICTCVTPARIVQNIYPLMTTWDILCKFHMSLTVFTGLCNYGFLLAIATERYRKVCQPLKTQINMRAAKVITACIFIFCATQGIMTLLYFGSVTKPTNYPGIYSYSCSAKNYKPNYYQLGFFAFYSLLAMVTFVILFILYIIILRHMNGWEKTKCVEQQQNSNSITNNLCPDNIQEKWLNVPESIDSNRLPSNLSTEEVELSNTKMSSKVSSDEISKVYTKSIAPLRAKLREANNERRATEQPDRIKRTTITMMMITVTFIVTYLPTFGTMILDAVLKSLNTMSTPSSFFYWFARHCFYISSCTNPIVYSCRNQNFMDEIKKIFRLKQK, encoded by the coding sequence ATGTCATCATATCCGAATTTAACAGACGGTACGGAGTATATCACCATCGAAGAACTCAACAGACAACAAGTTTTGATACGACTTCCGTTTACTATTCTTATTGCATTAGCTATGACCACGGCTTTTGTTGGAAACATTTTAACTATTTACGTTTATGGATTTCGTTTGAAATTATCTCCAACTTATTTCTTTGTTGTGATGCTGGCGTGTGTTGATTTGATTATATGTACCTGTGTGACACCAGCTCGTATTGTCCAAAACATTTACCCTTTGATGACAACCTGGGATATATTGTGCAAGTTCCATATGAGCTTAACAGTATTCACAGGACTTTGTAACTATGGTTTTCTACTGGCCATTGCAACAGAGAGATACAGAAAAGTATGCCAACCACTGAAGACTCAAATAAATATGAGAGCTGCGAAAGTCATCACagcctgtatttttattttctgtgcaACACAGGGAATTATGACTCTTCTTTACTTTGGAAGTGTCACGAAACCAACTAATTATCCTGGTATCTACAGCTATTCCTGCTCAGCAAAAAACTACAAGCCTAACTATTATCAACTTGGATTCTTTGCCTTCTACAGTCTCTTAGCAATGGTTacgtttgttattctctttattctGTACATCATAATTCTTCGACATATGAATGGTTGGGAGAAAACAAAATGTGtcgaacaacaacaaaatagtaaTAGTATTACAAACAACCTCTGTCCCGATAATATTCAAGAAAAGTGGCTTAATGTACCAGAAAGTATTGATTCTAATCGATTACCTTCGAATCTTTCTACAGAAGAAGTGGAATTGTCAAATACCAAAATGTCATCTAAAGTTTCCTCAGATGAAATATCAAAGGTATATACAAAAAGTATTGCGCCTCTCAGGGCTAAACTACGGGAAGCGAACAACGAAAGACGAGCAACCGAACAACCCGACAGGATAAAGCGCACcactataacgatgatgatgattactgtaACCTTTATAGTGACTTATTTACCTACCTTTGGTACCATGATATTAGATGCAGTTTTGAAGTCATTAAACACGATGTCGACACCATCATCATTCTTCTATTGGTTCGCACGTCATTGCTTTTACATCAGTTCTTGCACAAATCCCATTGTTTACAGCTGCAGGAACCAGAATTTTATGgacgaaattaaaaaaattttcagactaaaacagaaataa